CCGATCATTCTTTGATCCCCGTAAGCCCAAATCTGTCGACCGATCTGAACCTTCGCATCGAAAGGAAGTTTTTTTAACATCACAAACGCCTCACGAATACTCGTGTTATTCTGAGAAATGGAGTTATTTGTTTTTCCGGGTGTATTCGGATCCGAGCTCAAAGTTGGAGTGTTGCTAAAAAAACCCGAGCGAATATCTCCCACGTTAGCGGGTGATTCCCCTCCCCAAACTCGGGCGTCTTGCACCGTAATCTTAAAACTTACATACTGACTGGGATCCATTAAAAAATACAGAGCAGACGTCTGCATGATTCGATCCGTGTAAGCATGATTCGATCGATCAAAGTTCAGATTATTTCTGGACTCGAATCGAGGACGAATGTAAACTCCGATGCGAATCCAATCGTTCAACCACATCTTATCGGAGAAATTCACTTTTTTAGATAATTCAGGTTCTAAGAACGAATGACGTGTGTATTCCGCAGTGAGTCCGTTTTTTCTCAAGGGAGAAACGTATTTTTCGGAATTCTCTTCATCGGTCGATTCTACGGTTTTATTTTCTACGATCGGATCGGCGGACAGAAGAGTCGTTTGTGCGAAAACGGAAAACTGCAGACTTAAAAAAACCATACAAAAAAGGAATGAATTCCAATCTAAGCTTTTGAACGCGAATTTTTTCGGATTAAAATAACGACCCGACGTCGTATTCGGATTTTCTTGGAACAAATCCGTAAAGTCGAAAAGTATCTTTCTCATACATTTACCCTAATTGATTCAGTTAAACTTAAGAAAGAGCGTCTTAGGAAAAAAGAATCGATACACTTGAACCGCTGAACTAGTTTGAAACGATCAAGACGCATTCTTTAGCGAAAGAGTTTCAAATTCTTTTCGTCAAAAATTTCGATTCTTCTCTCCGCAACGCTCGTAGTCGGCGAAAGATTTTAAACTTTTACCAGGTTACGTTCTTTCTTCCGGAAGAAGGATGGTTTGAAAGGGGTTTCAATTTTTCCAAACCCACAAGTTCAAACTTTCCGCCTTCCTCTTCATACTTTTCAGAGAACGTCAGTAAATTCTCCATAACGGAATGATCGACCAACAGAACTCCCGACAAATCAATTTGTACACTTTTGCTTTTCGGAATAGAATACAATACTTTTCTAATGGATATAAAATTCAGGAATATCGCTAAACCGTAAAATTCGATTCTAATTTTTTGATTGGTTTCATGCAATTCCGATCTGATTCTAAAAAAGTCATTCAGAGTAATCCCTTTCGGAAGAATGATATTCAAGATGTGAATCGCAAATTTTGCGAGAACTCCAGCAAAGATACCGACCAAAAGGTCGTCTGCGATCGTAAAATAAATCGTGATAAAAAAGAGGAATACTTGGTCCATTCCCACTTTCCAAGTTTTTTTCAGCTCGGGAATTGCAAGTCGATATCCCGTCACCATAAGAATGGCCGCGAGCGCGGCGAGCGGAATCATTCTCACGATATCAGGCAACGCAAGAATGAAAATGAGAAGGAAGGCTCCGTGAAAAAAATTGGACCATCTAGTTTTTGCGCCGTTATTGAGGTTTGCGGAACTTCTCACAACTTCGGCGATGATCGGTAATCCGCCGATCCAACCCAGAATGAAGTTACCTACACCCTTTGAAAAAAGGTCTTTGTTTAAGTCGGAATTCCTTCGATAAGGATCCAATTTATCGATCGCGGCTACCGTAAGTTGTGATTCTAAACTCGCTACGAGAAAGATCGCCATGACCTGAGAAAAGAATTCTACCGTGTTGACCCTGCTAAAATCTGGAAATGTAAACCCATCCAGAAAACTCGCCGGGATGGAAACTAAACTTTTTGGTCCGACAGTAAAATCGTTTCCCATGAACGAATACGCGTGTTCGACGTTGAACTGAAAGAAAACTCCCATCGCAATACCAAGCGTTGCTACCACCAACGGACCCGGCACTTTTTTCAATTTTGGATTCGGTAAAAAAGGAATACTTACCAAAAGAACAATGCTGATCAAACCGATGATCGCGATTTCCGGATTCAGATGTATCAAACCGATCGGAAGTTCGTTAATCAATCCGATGATCGTCTTTGTTGCCGGAACATAGCCGACAGCGACAAAGAATTGTTTCAGGAAAATGATTACACCGATCGCCGCCAACATCCCGTGGATCACCGCAGATGGAAAGATCGTAGCCAATATTCCGGCTTTTAAAAAACTAAAGAAGATCTGCAACGCTCCCGCGATTACGGTGGCGGCTAACGTATATTTAAAACCCGCCGCGATATCGCCGTGGCCCAAGGTTTCAATCGATCCCAGAACGATCACGATCAAACCGGCCGCAGGTCCGTTGATTGTAACGTAAGAACCGCCTAAGATCGATACAACCAATCCGCCCACGATGCCGGATAAGATCCCGGCCATCGGAGGAGCTCCGGAAGCGATTGCAATTCCGATACAAAGCGGAAGTGCGATTAAGAAGATGATAAAACCGGATACAATGTCCGACTTCCAATTTTCCAGAAGTCCTGGAAAAAAATCCTTTGGAGTGGCGAGTTTTGTTTCCCCGGAACGAGGTGAATTTTTATTTGCTGATGATTCCATATACTTATCCTAAATTTCAGAGTAATCAAGGTATTACCTGAAAATCTAGGGTAAGATTCTCAGGTAGCGAAGTAATACGGAGGAGGAATGTTCAATTTCTCAATTCTGAGAATATTCGATACCGAGAAAGCACCGGAATCGCACAGAAATAATTCTCTGGTCTTGACGATCAGTATATTTATAGAGTTCGAAAGTGTAAGCGCCGAAAAAACAAGAAAGAAAACAAAGATGATCTCTAAGGATTGAATTTCGGATTCTGAAATGGATTCAGAAGATTCGACACCTGGGTTTTTATCCAAGTATCCGGGATTTTGAACCACACTTACTGAGAAAATAATTAAAGAAAGGAGAGTAATGGAGAAAACGACAGACAACGCTACTTTTCTAGAGAAAAATATAGAATGTCTAAACCAGTCGTTCATCCGTAAGGTAATCTTCGAGCAAAACCAATTTGGTGTCAACTGAAATCAATAGACTCTCAAAACCTTCTATTTCAGGAAAATTATGGAGTAAAAACCGCCCTGTAGAATTTTTTTAAAACATCCAATTTGCGTGAAATTCAAAAGAACCGCAAATTTTTTAAACATCTTTTTTCCGAAGCCCAAGGCATTAAAAATAATTACTGAATTCAAAGACCCGAAACGGGACTCGAATTTTCCGAGAATTCCGGAATATTCGCGACGATTAGGGAAAAATGAAAATCATATATGTTATATTCATCATAGAAAGCTAAATCTTTAAGCTCCTCAGGACAATCTCAATGCCAAATAAAAATTTTAAATTGATTCTTTTTACTTCGTTCTTCCTGTTTTCATTTGTAACTTGCAGATTCATTTCTTCTCTTCTTTTAAAAGACGATCCGACTCCTTCCGGAATAATCGTTATCTTTCAAAATGGAGACGTGGCAATCGAACGAAACGGAAAAAGAATAAAATCCAGCATTGGATTGATTCTTAGAGAGAATGACACGATCAAAACCGCTTCGGGTTCCATCGATATTCAAACCGGTAAGGGCGACTTAATAAGAATTAAATCTTTCAGTCAAATCACCTTGAAAGAAATTTCAAAGAGCGGAAAACCAAATACGAACCTCTACGTCCAAGCGGGTGAGTTGCTCATTAAAACGAACAAACTCAAATCAAAGGATTCTTTCCTTCTGACGACTCCGACTGCAGTAGCCGGAGTTCGCGGAACTACTTTTTCTTTTGAACTTACAAATGGAAAGCCGCCTAAAGTAAAAGTTTACGAAGGCGCGGTTGCGATCACGTTTAAAGTTCCGAAAGAGATTATTGAAAACAGCAAAGCCCTCGATAAAGAACTCTATAGCGAATTTGTAGAATTTCTGGAAAAGAACGAAGTCGTTTTAGAAAACGGGGAAGAATCTTATGTGAAGCCTAGTTTGGATGAAATGATTCAACTCGTTTTAACAAGAATGGAACAAGACGAAAGTATTGCAAAAGAATTTGATCAAATCAAAAAGTCGGAAAACCCGGAATTTCAAAAAGAGGAATTTACCGCAACTCCGCAAGAAAAAGCTGAGGTCGAGACGATGGTTTCAGTAGATCAGAATCTTTTGGACAAAGCTTTGACTGAGGATTCGAATTCTCCTCAACCCGTAATTGCTTCCATCACCGCAGATATAGAACAGAACCACGAATCCAAATTGGATCAGGCTTTAAAACAAATCGAATCGGACGCACAAGCAACCGATCTCAAAGATGAAGCCAAAATTAAAGAATACTATAATATTCTTGAAGTCGTCGTAAAGACGGATGGAAACAAACTTTCTGGAGCCATCGTTACCCAGATTGGAGACAAACTGATTATTCATACGCCATCCGGCGTAATTCGGTTGAATAAGAACGATATCGATTACGTCGATTATCAATCGTTTCAAATCAAGACGAAGAAAAAATAACTTTCAAAAGAGGTTTATTCAGACCTGGATGAACCTCTCCTTTCCATTCTTACGAAAATCCTTCTTGCTCCGATTTTCTTTTTGATCTTTCGGAGAAATTTTTCATTCTGCCAGCAAGACTATGAAAAAGAAAATTCTTCTCCTCGGTTCCGGGGAACTCGGTAAGGAATTTGTAATCGCCGCTCAAAGATTGGGACAACACGTCATCGCGGTCGATTCCTATGACAACGCTCCGGCGATGCAGGTCGCACACGAAAAAGAAATTATCAATATGCTCGATGGAAATCTTTTAGATCAAGTTGTAGCAAAACATAAACCCGATCTAATCGTTCCCGAAATCGAGGCGATCAGAACGGAACGTTTTTATGATTATGAAAAACAAGGCTATCAAGTCGTTCCTTCCGCAAAGGCAGCTAACTTTACGATGAATCGAAAGTCGATTCGGGATTTAGCCGCAAAAGATTTGAAGGTGCTCACTGCAAAATATCTTTACGCCTCTTCCGAAGAAGAACTTCGTAAAGCAGTAAAAGAATTAGGACTTCCTTGTGTAATCAAGCCCCTCATGTCTTCTTCCGGAAAAGGACAATCCGTTATTAAATCCGATGAAGATATCGCCAAAGCTTGGGAAGCTTCTCAGACAAAAGGTCGCGCAGGCGCAGCCGAAGTAATCGTCGAAGAATTCATCCGTTTTGAATCCGAGATCACCTTATTGACCGTTACACAAAAAAGCGGTAAGACTCTCTTCTGTCCGCCGATCGGTCATAGACAGGAAAGAGGCGACTATCAAGAAAGTTGGCAACCCACTGAAATCTCCGAACCTCAACTCAAAGAAGCTCAGAGAATGGCTGATCTGGTAACGAGAGAATTAACCGGAGCTGGAATCTGGGGAGTTGAATTTTTTCTCACAAAGGATCAAGTTTATTTTTCAGAACTTTCTCCAAGGCCTCACGACACCGGAATGGTCACGTTAGCCGGAACACAAAACTTCAACGAATTCGAACTTCATCTTCGTGCGATTCTCGGTATTCCGATTTCCGAAATCACTCTGGAAAGAAAAGGGGCGAGCGCCGTGATTCTCTCTAACTCCGACGGAAAAGTTCCATCGGTAAGCGGGTTGGACATCGCGTCCGGAATGTCGGAATCGGATTTTAGAATATTCGGAAAACCGATTACAAGACCGTATCGAAGAATGGGTGTAACACTCGCTTATTCAAATAAGGGAGAGGAAATCAGCTCGCTTCGGAAACGAGCTGCACTTTTAGCTTCTAAGATTAAAATCGATTAAGAAATCTCATCGGAACACATATTTCCATAGTATTGGACCAACTGCGGGTCCAATACTTTTACGATTCCATTCTCGACGGAAATCATTTGTCTTTGTTTCAAAACTTTGATTCCCTTTTGCAAAATTTCCTCTGGGTCTTCCGTAAGATAATTTTGTTTCTTTGATTGAATCGTATCTTTAATCAAATTTTTTAATTCGGTTATTCCGATATCGGATTCCGCTTCGGTTAACAATCGAGCTACCAATTGATTCGGTAAAATTCTGCGATACTTTTTCCAACCCTGAGTGATTTCAAATCCGATCGATCCTGTTGGATCTTCTTCGTGTATGTATCTCGAAACGGGTATTGGTTCGCAGAGATCCATATAAACTTCAGTTCTTTTATAGAAAAAATCCCGGAATCCCGGCTTCTTATCTTTACCGGAGAATTCTTCGTCTTCAGGAACGTTTTCGTAGGAAAGTGCGATCGGTACCACGATCACTTCGGATCCCGTGTGTTTATACGCTTCTACGGATGTGGATAGAATACCTGTTTTGATCGGAATGATTCCTCCAGTGCGAGAACGAGTTCCCTCAGGATAAACAAGAGTAGGAATTCCTGCTTCAAGCATCATCGTGGAATACTGAGTTAAACATTCCAAATATAGAATATTCCGATTTCTTTTCCTATCGACCATATAAGCGCCCAGAGACTTGAGAACGCTCGCAAGACCCGGAGTCGCCATTACTTTTTTATCGGCCGCGTATCGCGGAACGGGAAGACCGAGCCATTTTAGACCGAAAGCGACCTCGACAGAATCCAAATGAGATCGATGAGTGGGAGTATAAAGAATATCGTATCTGGAAGCAAGAGCCTTCACTTCCTTTACACAACCTCCGATTTTTGGTAAACCGGCGCCCGGCTTAAATCCGCTGAGAATGTAACGAGTCGGTGCAATCAGATGAATCAGGGTATCTCTCAAAAACGGTTTATAATCGTCGGCGATCTCAGAAACATAAAAATCTAATATTCTTGATAGATCCTTACTTCCTTTTTCTTGAAAGTTTCCTTCTATCTCCTTCCAAAGTTGAATTTCCTTTGGAATCTGCAATAGATCGGTTATATCGTTTGACTCTTGCGCTTCCCTATAACGTTTTTCTAATGATTTTACGATCAAAGTCGATTGTTTGATCACTCGATCCGTCATTCCCGGTTGCCCGTTGATATGACGAAGAACATTCTTTCCAAGGGCTTGTTGAAATTTTTTACCGGAAGCCATTCCCAAACCGGAACGTTTGGTCGCGGTCTTCGAGATATGTTTATCTTCATCCGATGTCGATTTGGAAACAAATCGAATCAATTCCGTCGGCGATACTCTTCTCGTAAGAATTTGAAACAAAGTGTTATAGAGTGGAATTTCGACTTTCTTCTCTTCTGCGAGCGCAAGGATCGACGCGAGAGCAAACGCACCTTCTACATGACTTTCGCTTTGACTAACCTCTTTCTGAATAAACTCGGCCGGATTGAAAAACAATTCTATCCTTTCAATGAGATTCGGTTGATCTTCACCCGATATCAGCTTTCGAACAAATCGATGTCCATAAGCTTTATTTCTACTATAACGAGATGTGCATGAAGCGATCAAATCGGCCAGACCATATTCTTGAACAGGCTGGATAGGAATTTCCAGAGCTTTTAAGAGTGTTGTAATTTCGGAATAACCCAGACTGATCAACTCCCCTTCAAAGTTACTTCCGCACTCAGGAATTCCGGAAGCAATGCCGCAAGCAATCGCGATCGGATTTTTCATCACTCCGAAAATTTCCAGACCGACCAAATCTTCATAGGTTTTTGTGTGATTTCTCGCACCGTTAAAAAGTGTATCGAATATTTCTATTGATTTGGGCCCGGATGTGGAAAGGCAATAAAAACTATGATGACCTCGTTTTAGTTCTCCGAGTAAGTTTGGACCGTTGACAGCCGTATATTCGATATCTATAAAGCTGGCTGCGGAAGAAAGTTTCTCAATATATTCAGAATAAGTAATGCAATTACTTTTACGTCTTGTGGACGCCGATAAAAGACCTTTTGTAAAAGTGAAGA
This is a stretch of genomic DNA from Leptospira tipperaryensis. It encodes these proteins:
- a CDS encoding SulP family inorganic anion transporter; protein product: MESSANKNSPRSGETKLATPKDFFPGLLENWKSDIVSGFIIFLIALPLCIGIAIASGAPPMAGILSGIVGGLVVSILGGSYVTINGPAAGLIVIVLGSIETLGHGDIAAGFKYTLAATVIAGALQIFFSFLKAGILATIFPSAVIHGMLAAIGVIIFLKQFFVAVGYVPATKTIIGLINELPIGLIHLNPEIAIIGLISIVLLVSIPFLPNPKLKKVPGPLVVATLGIAMGVFFQFNVEHAYSFMGNDFTVGPKSLVSIPASFLDGFTFPDFSRVNTVEFFSQVMAIFLVASLESQLTVAAIDKLDPYRRNSDLNKDLFSKGVGNFILGWIGGLPIIAEVVRSSANLNNGAKTRWSNFFHGAFLLIFILALPDIVRMIPLAALAAILMVTGYRLAIPELKKTWKVGMDQVFLFFITIYFTIADDLLVGIFAGVLAKFAIHILNIILPKGITLNDFFRIRSELHETNQKIRIEFYGLAIFLNFISIRKVLYSIPKSKSVQIDLSGVLLVDHSVMENLLTFSEKYEEEGGKFELVGLEKLKPLSNHPSSGRKNVTW
- a CDS encoding FecR family protein, which translates into the protein MPNKNFKLILFTSFFLFSFVTCRFISSLLLKDDPTPSGIIVIFQNGDVAIERNGKRIKSSIGLILRENDTIKTASGSIDIQTGKGDLIRIKSFSQITLKEISKSGKPNTNLYVQAGELLIKTNKLKSKDSFLLTTPTAVAGVRGTTFSFELTNGKPPKVKVYEGAVAITFKVPKEIIENSKALDKELYSEFVEFLEKNEVVLENGEESYVKPSLDEMIQLVLTRMEQDESIAKEFDQIKKSENPEFQKEEFTATPQEKAEVETMVSVDQNLLDKALTEDSNSPQPVIASITADIEQNHESKLDQALKQIESDAQATDLKDEAKIKEYYNILEVVVKTDGNKLSGAIVTQIGDKLIIHTPSGVIRLNKNDIDYVDYQSFQIKTKKK
- the purT gene encoding formate-dependent phosphoribosylglycinamide formyltransferase; protein product: MKKKILLLGSGELGKEFVIAAQRLGQHVIAVDSYDNAPAMQVAHEKEIINMLDGNLLDQVVAKHKPDLIVPEIEAIRTERFYDYEKQGYQVVPSAKAANFTMNRKSIRDLAAKDLKVLTAKYLYASSEEELRKAVKELGLPCVIKPLMSSSGKGQSVIKSDEDIAKAWEASQTKGRAGAAEVIVEEFIRFESEITLLTVTQKSGKTLFCPPIGHRQERGDYQESWQPTEISEPQLKEAQRMADLVTRELTGAGIWGVEFFLTKDQVYFSELSPRPHDTGMVTLAGTQNFNEFELHLRAILGIPISEITLERKGASAVILSNSDGKVPSVSGLDIASGMSESDFRIFGKPITRPYRRMGVTLAYSNKGEEISSLRKRAALLASKIKID
- a CDS encoding 1-acyl-sn-glycerol-3-phosphate acyltransferase; amino-acid sequence: MEEIKPSEQILKNIAVLGGGPMGVFLSTYLSPKAEQMFLWYDDRKRAEKIEKERITSLLEDSITLPENVRVTSEFEFLKSGSWIIIIAVPSRLMEGILEELIKMLDENLSHSIFTFTKGLLSASTRRKSNCITYSEYIEKLSSAASFIDIEYTAVNGPNLLGELKRGHHSFYCLSTSGPKSIEIFDTLFNGARNHTKTYEDLVGLEIFGVMKNPIAIACGIASGIPECGSNFEGELISLGYSEITTLLKALEIPIQPVQEYGLADLIASCTSRYSRNKAYGHRFVRKLISGEDQPNLIERIELFFNPAEFIQKEVSQSESHVEGAFALASILALAEEKKVEIPLYNTLFQILTRRVSPTELIRFVSKSTSDEDKHISKTATKRSGLGMASGKKFQQALGKNVLRHINGQPGMTDRVIKQSTLIVKSLEKRYREAQESNDITDLLQIPKEIQLWKEIEGNFQEKGSKDLSRILDFYVSEIADDYKPFLRDTLIHLIAPTRYILSGFKPGAGLPKIGGCVKEVKALASRYDILYTPTHRSHLDSVEVAFGLKWLGLPVPRYAADKKVMATPGLASVLKSLGAYMVDRKRNRNILYLECLTQYSTMMLEAGIPTLVYPEGTRSRTGGIIPIKTGILSTSVEAYKHTGSEVIVVPIALSYENVPEDEEFSGKDKKPGFRDFFYKRTEVYMDLCEPIPVSRYIHEEDPTGSIGFEITQGWKKYRRILPNQLVARLLTEAESDIGITELKNLIKDTIQSKKQNYLTEDPEEILQKGIKVLKQRQMISVENGIVKVLDPQLVQYYGNMCSDEIS